A stretch of Labrus bergylta chromosome 19, fLabBer1.1, whole genome shotgun sequence DNA encodes these proteins:
- the cited4a gene encoding cbp/p300-interacting transactivator 4a, which translates to MHIIPELTQKANSSDYRDDAEFQSAAGAACSRSISWRTTGALIQLLRTDSPHNSDIGGDRAAMAEHMMMPMTHGFRMGMNGPPQHGGQPGLRSLPNGQVMHYGRNPQNNMEAAMRQRQGMVGPGGMAGPVNGAPMANHHHQMMSGNMMYNGQGPPQQHHHMHPQQQQQVQQQQQQQQGGHPQQYLPGNLTSQQLMASMHLQKLNTQYHGHPLASANGHHMPNGAQYRMGPAQLSGMQHIGGPLGPSGMDMDLIDEEVLTSLVLELGLDRIQELPELFLGQNEFDFISDFVCKQQPSTVSC; encoded by the exons ATGCATATAATCCCTGAGTTGACCCAGAAAGCAAACTCCTCTGACTACCGAGACGACGCAGAGTTTCAATCCGCCGCAGGGGCTGCATGTAGCCGGAGCATCAGCTGGAGAACAACCGGGGCACTGATCCAACTTCTCCGCACGGATTCACCGCACAATTCAGACATCGGG GGTGACAGAGCAGCCATGGCTGAACATATGATGATGCCCATGACCCACGGCTTCAGGATGGGCATGAACGGACCTCCTCAGCACGGCGGGCAGCCCGGCCTGCGCAGTCTGCCAAACGGCCAGGTGATGCACTACGGCAGGAACCCTCAGAACAACATGGAGGCCGCCATGAGACAGCGGCAGGGCATGGTGGGACCTGGAGGAATGGCGGGCCCTGTGAACGGAGCTCCCATGgccaaccaccaccaccagatGATGTCTGGGAATATGATGTACAACGGGCAGGGTCCTCCCCAGCAGCATCATCACATGCacccccagcagcagcagcaggtgcagcagcagcagcagcagcagcaggggggtCACCCACAGCAGTACCTCCCCGGGAACCTCACCTCTCAGCAGCTCATGGCCAGCATGCACCTGCAGAAACTTAACACTCAGTACCACGGACACCCTCTAGCCTCAGCTAATGGCCACCACATGCCTAACGGTGCTCAGTACCGGATGGGTCCGGCCCAGCTGTCAGGCATGCAGCACATCGGGGGCCCTTTGGGGCCCAGCGGCATGGACATGGATCTCATCGATGAGGAGGTTCTGACGTCACTTGTGCTGGAGCTTGGGTTGGATCGCATTCAGGAGCTGCCTGAGCTCTTCCTGGGACAGAATGAGTTTGACTTCATATCGGACTTTGTGTGCAAACAGCAGCCGAGCACGGTGAGCTGCTGA